Proteins encoded together in one Variovorax paradoxus window:
- a CDS encoding RrF2 family transcriptional regulator: MKRDSKLSAVLHVLLHMAETDGPVTSESLAVAMHTNPVVVRRVMSGLRQAGFVSSAKGHGGGWVLSCSLSAVTLGDIHNAVGSPALLAMGNRTESPGCVVEQAVNAALDGACQEAEALLLKRFNGITLADLSKDFHRRMTGGGFTHKDIEHAL; this comes from the coding sequence ATGAAACGAGACAGCAAGCTTTCCGCAGTTCTCCACGTGCTGCTGCACATGGCCGAGACGGACGGGCCCGTCACCTCCGAATCGCTGGCCGTGGCCATGCACACCAACCCGGTTGTGGTGCGGCGGGTCATGTCGGGCCTGCGGCAGGCGGGCTTCGTGAGCTCGGCCAAGGGCCATGGCGGCGGGTGGGTGCTGTCGTGCTCGCTGTCTGCGGTCACGTTGGGCGACATCCACAACGCGGTCGGTTCGCCCGCGCTGCTGGCCATGGGCAATCGCACCGAAAGCCCCGGCTGCGTGGTCGAGCAGGCGGTGAACGCCGCGCTCGATGGCGCCTGCCAGGAGGCCGAGGCCTTGCTGCTCAAGCGTTTCAACGGCATCACGCTGGCCGATCTGTCGAAAGACTTTCATCGCCGCATGACGGGCGGCGGCTTCACTCACAAGGACATTGAACATGCGCTATGA
- a CDS encoding NAD(P)/FAD-dependent oxidoreductase, translating into MRYDALVVGGSFAGLSAAMQLARARKNVCVVDAGAPRNRFAAASHGFFGQDGTPPLKMIADARAKVLAYSNVTFIEGSVAGAHADGAGGFNASLEGGRQLSAGKIVLAFGVQDGFPDIAGVRERWGASVLHCPYCHGYEFSGRQLGILLESPHAPEHAMLIAEWGPATLFLNGNNTVDDEVRAKLRARGVAIETDRVVALEGPGQELSAVRLEGGRLVPLDALFLAPRTRPGSPLAEQLGCALDDGPFGPVIRTDAMKMTTVPGVFAAGDAAMLMHNATLASADGVMAGVSLHRSLVFET; encoded by the coding sequence ATGCGCTATGACGCTCTTGTCGTGGGCGGCAGCTTTGCCGGCCTTTCCGCTGCGATGCAGCTTGCCCGCGCGCGCAAGAATGTGTGCGTGGTCGATGCGGGCGCGCCGCGCAACCGCTTTGCCGCCGCCTCGCACGGCTTTTTCGGCCAGGACGGCACACCGCCGCTGAAGATGATTGCCGACGCGCGCGCCAAGGTGCTGGCGTATTCGAACGTCACCTTCATCGAAGGGAGCGTGGCGGGCGCCCATGCCGATGGTGCAGGCGGATTCAACGCGTCACTGGAAGGCGGCCGGCAGCTGTCGGCAGGCAAGATCGTTCTGGCGTTCGGCGTGCAGGACGGCTTTCCGGACATCGCCGGTGTGCGCGAGCGCTGGGGCGCCAGCGTGCTGCACTGCCCCTATTGCCATGGCTATGAATTCAGCGGCCGGCAACTGGGCATCCTGCTCGAAAGCCCGCACGCGCCCGAACACGCCATGCTCATTGCCGAATGGGGGCCGGCCACGTTGTTCTTGAACGGCAACAACACGGTCGACGACGAAGTGCGCGCCAAGCTGCGGGCGCGCGGCGTGGCCATTGAAACGGATCGCGTCGTGGCGCTCGAAGGGCCGGGGCAAGAGCTTTCGGCCGTGCGCCTCGAGGGCGGCCGCCTCGTGCCGCTCGACGCTTTGTTCCTGGCGCCCCGCACGCGGCCGGGCAGCCCGTTGGCCGAACAGCTGGGTTGCGCGCTCGACGATGGCCCGTTCGGCCCGGTGATCCGCACCGACGCGATGAAGATGACTACGGTGCCCGGCGTTTTCGCCGCGGGCGACGCCGCCATGCTGATGCACAACGCCACGCTGGCCTCCGCCGACGGCGTCATGGCCGGGGTGTCTCTGCACCGGTCGCTGGTGTTCGAAACCTGA
- the fahA gene encoding fumarylacetoacetase — translation MIALNHTHDAAARSWLDTANAAGTDFPIQNLPYAVFRRAGSPEPFRGGVAIGDQVLDMAALSARQLLDGLALDAARAAALPALNDFFALGGAAWQALRHAVFALLRGDAPVATRNAVRECLVPQAEVEYTVPARIGDYTDFYTSIDHALNISRLMNPDGDVTPNFRWIPTAYHGRVSTIGVSGQRFHRPMGQTMAPGAKAPTYHACARLDYELELGVWIGEGNAAGEPIPLAHAEEHIFGICLLNDWSARDIQFWEMAPLGPFLAKNFATTISPWIVTMEALAPYRQAWTRPANEPQPLDYLENEANRESGAIDIRLEVWLESEKARSDKSGPSRLSRTSFKHQYWSVAQMVAHHTVGGCSLNPGDLFGSGTISGPGPGEAGAIIELTRAAQSPVTLANGEQRGFLEDGDAVLLRGWCEKPGHARIGFGESRGTVLPARG, via the coding sequence ATTGCGCTCAACCACACGCATGACGCCGCCGCCAGGAGCTGGCTCGACACCGCCAATGCCGCGGGAACCGACTTCCCGATCCAGAACCTGCCCTACGCGGTGTTCCGCCGCGCGGGCAGCCCGGAGCCGTTTCGCGGCGGCGTCGCCATTGGCGACCAGGTGCTCGACATGGCGGCGCTTTCGGCGCGCCAGTTGCTCGACGGGCTCGCACTCGATGCGGCCCGTGCCGCCGCGCTGCCGGCGCTGAACGATTTCTTCGCGCTCGGCGGCGCCGCATGGCAGGCGCTGCGCCATGCGGTATTCGCATTGTTGCGGGGCGACGCACCGGTCGCGACCAGAAACGCCGTGCGCGAATGCCTGGTGCCGCAAGCCGAGGTCGAGTACACGGTGCCCGCGCGCATCGGCGACTACACCGACTTCTACACCTCCATCGACCACGCGCTGAACATCAGCCGGCTGATGAACCCCGATGGGGACGTGACGCCCAACTTCCGGTGGATTCCCACGGCGTACCACGGGCGCGTGTCGACCATCGGCGTGAGCGGCCAGCGCTTTCACCGCCCCATGGGCCAGACGATGGCGCCGGGCGCCAAGGCGCCGACATATCACGCTTGCGCGCGGCTCGACTACGAGCTCGAGCTCGGCGTGTGGATCGGCGAAGGCAATGCGGCGGGCGAGCCCATTCCGCTCGCGCATGCGGAAGAACATATCTTCGGCATCTGCCTGCTCAACGACTGGTCGGCGCGCGACATCCAGTTCTGGGAGATGGCGCCGCTCGGGCCTTTTCTGGCAAAGAACTTCGCGACCACCATCTCGCCGTGGATCGTGACGATGGAGGCGCTCGCGCCCTACCGCCAGGCCTGGACGCGGCCTGCGAACGAACCCCAGCCGCTCGACTACCTGGAAAACGAAGCGAACCGAGAGAGCGGCGCCATCGATATCCGGCTCGAGGTGTGGCTCGAAAGCGAGAAAGCGCGCAGCGACAAGAGCGGCCCTTCCCGCCTGTCGCGCACGAGCTTCAAGCACCAGTACTGGAGCGTGGCGCAGATGGTGGCGCACCACACAGTGGGCGGCTGCAGCCTGAACCCGGGCGACCTGTTCGGCAGCGGGACCATCTCGGGGCCCGGGCCCGGCGAGGCCGGCGCCATCATCGAACTGACCCGTGCCGCGCAAAGCCCGGTCACGCTGGCCAACGGCGAACAGCGCGGCTTCCTGGAAGACGGCGATGCGGTGCTGCTGCGCGGCTGGTGCGAGAAGCCGGGGCATGCGCGCATCGGCTTTGGCGAAAGCCGGGGGACGGTGCTGCCGGCAAGGGGCTGA